GGTGCGGGCACGACCCCGATGGCGTTGAGCAGCCGCTGGTTCTCGCGGACGCAGGACTGGATGTCCTTGAGGTTGTTCGTGACGACGGCCTTTTCCATGCTGCGCGTGACGGCCTCGAAGTCGTCCCAGATCCGGCTGTTCGCGTGCCGCGCCCGCACCTGCGCCACGCACTCGCCGGTGGTGCTCGCCGGCGTCCCGGTATTGACCAGGTGCAGTGGCATCCGCGGCAGGGGCAGGGCCTCGGCCTGGCCCTCTTGGAACCGCGCGCAGCCGCCGTTCAGGGAAATGTAGGTGTCCACCCCGCTGGCGTGGCCGTGCTGGAGGTTCTCGGCCTCGAGGCTGTACGCCTGGTACCACTCGGGCCGGAACTCGACGCGGAAATAGTGGCCGATGCTCCGCAGGACGCTCAACACCGTCGCCGCCGACGAGCCCATGCCGCAGCCGATCGGGATATTGGAGTGCAACTGGATCTTCATCCCGCCGGCCACCTTCAGGTGCAGCGCGTCGAGGAGGGTGATGAAGGCGTACTGGAAGAGCTCGATGGGCTTGTGCAGCACGTCGCGGATGCCGAGCTGGCCGTCCAGGAACATCCGGTAGTTCTTCACCATGCGGTCCTTCAGGTCCCGCAGGGCGCGGATGGTGAAGGATTCCATCTGCTGCAGGTCCTGGAGATCGATCGCCACCGTGTCGCCGGCCTCCGCGGACGGGAGCACCACGGCCTGGGCGCAGCGGTCCACGGCCATGGCAATGGCCGGCCGGCCATAAACCACGGCGTGCTCGCCGCTCAAGATCAACTTCCCGGGCGCGATGGCCTTCATAAGACCCTTTCGTACAAACGTTTATGCTGGCTCACCCCGGAAAGCCGGTACGGCCCCGTTCGATACTGGGCGAAGGCGTGGTCGCCGCCGTCCGTGGGAAAGCCCAGTTGAAAGATATCCTCGTACTGGCGATAGGTCAATGGCGTCCTGCCTTCCAGCATCGCCCGATGTGCCGTCGTGAAAAGATGTTGGCCATAGCCCGGCTGCGCGACGCCGCTGAAATACTCGCCCATGCAGCCCGACCCGTAGCTGAAAAGCCCGATCCGCTGGCCGGACAGGTCCTCGCCGGCGTGGTCGAGCAGCGAGGTCAGCCCCTCGTACAGCGACGCCGAGTACGTGTTGCCCGTGATCCGGTTGTACCGCAGCGAATCGCCGATCTCGGTCTCCAACTCCTCGCCGGTCAGTTCCTTGAGCGCCGCGAATTTCGCGAGCCGGATGTGCGCCTTCTCGGCCATGCGCGTGAACGGGAGGTGGTAGCAGTAGCGGGCGATATCGTGAAAGTGCCGGCCGGTGAGCGCGGCGTATTGCTTCCAGCATTCCTCCATCGCGGCCAGGTAGACGCGCATGGAATACTTGCCGTCCACGAGCGCCTCGTCGCGGTAATTCGGCCTCCAGAAATCCATCACGTCCTCGGCATAAAGGCCCGTCTCCGGGTCCAGCGCCAGCACGCGCGGGTTGACCGTGACCAGCAGGGCCACGGCGCCGGCGCCCTGCGTGGGCTCGCCGGGGCTGCGCAGGTCGTAGCGCGCGATGTCGGAGCCGACGATCAGCGCCCTGGTCCCTGGCCGCACCGCCACCGACGCGGCCGCCAGGTGCAGGCCCGCCGTGGCGCCGTAGCAGGCCTGCTTCAACTCGACGGCGCGGCAGCGCGTCGGCAGCTTGAGCAGCCCGTGCAGGAACATCGCAGCCGCCTTGGACTGGTCGATCCCGCTCTCCGTGGCGAACAGGAGGATCTCGATGTTCTCCCGCCCGACATTCTCGAGGATCGGGTGCGCCGCGCTGGCGGCCATGGTCACGATGTCCTCGTCCGGCGGCGGGATGGCCATCTTCTCCTGGCCGATGCCGATGGTGAACTTGTCCGGGTCCACCCCGCGCTCCTTGGCCAGCACGTTCAAGTCGAGGAAATACTGCGGCGTGTAGAAGCTGATGAGATCAATACCGACATTCATGGCGAACCCCAGCGTAATCCTGCAGGGGGGGGCTGGGCAAGCACGCAACGGCTCGCCGGAGGCTCCATGACAAGAACCGAATGCCCTGGAGGGCGAGCGTCCTCGCGAGCCGAAACTCGACCGCGTATGATGCGCCTGGCACGTCTATTCAGACAGCGCCGGGCAAAACGTGTTCACACGATTCGCGTGACGCGCGCCGCGGATGCGATATAGTACTCCCGTTTTTTCGCGAAGGAGCCGGACGATGACGGGAACGAAAAAGATCGTGTGGGCGGACGAGATCGCGCTGCCGCGTGGCTTCCGGGCCTCGGGCGTGGCCGCCGGGCTGAAGAAGGACAACCGGAAGGACATGGCCCTGATCGTGTCCGACCAGCCGGCAGCCGTGGCCGCAACGTTTACGACGAACCAGGTCCAGGCGGCCACCGTCAAACTGTGCCGGGCGCGGCTGGCGGGCCGGATCGGCCGGGGCGTGATCGTCAACAGCGGCAACGCCAACGCCTGCACCGGCGCCCAGGGCCTGCAGGACGCGGAACGAATGGCGCAGTTGACCGGCGAACTGGCCGGAATCCCGCCGGAGCATGTCTTCGTCAGCTCCACCGGCCGGATCGGCGTACAGTTGCCGATGGGCAAGATCGAAGCGGGCATCCGGGCCGCCGTGCCGGCGCTTTCCGCGGAGGGCGGAACCGACGCCTCGCTCGCGATCATGACCACGGACACGCGGCCGAAGCGGGTCACCGCGCGGTTCGACGTGGACGGCAAACCGGTCACGCTGTCCGCGCTCGCGAAGGGCTCGGGCATGATCGAGCCGAACATGGCCACGATGCTGGCCTACCTCCTGACCGACGCGGCGGTCGAGGCCGGAGCGCTGCAGGCCTGCCTCTTCGCGGCCGTCGAGCAGAGCTTCAACCGCGTCACCGTGGACGGCGACCGGAGCACGAACGACACGGTCCTCTTTTTCGCCAACGGCCTGGCGGGCAACCGGCCGCTGGAGCCCGGCCACCCGGACTGGAAAACGTTCGAGCACGCCGTGCGGGAGCTGACGCTGAAGCTGGCGCTCAAGATGGTCGAGGACGGGGAGGGCGTCACGAAGGTCGTTACCGTCAAGGTGCTGGGGGCGAAGACGGCGCAGGACGCCGAGCTGGCCGCGCGGTCGGTGGCGAACTCGCTGCTCGTGAAGACGTCGTGGGCGGGCGAGTACCCGAACTGGGGCCGGGTGATGGACGCGCTGGGCTATTCCCGGGCGCGGGTCGAGGAGGACAAGGTGGATATCACGTACGACCAACTCCCGGCCTGCCGGGGTGGCCTGTACGCCGGGACTCCGATCGACGACCTGAAGCGGATCGTCCGGCAGAAGGCCTTCACGTTGACGATCCATTTGAATCTCGGCACCGGCGAAACCGTGGTTTATACGTGCAACTGCACGGAGGAGTACGTGCGGATCAACATGTAGGAGCGGGGCGGCCATGCAAAAAGTCATCGAGAAAGCGGATGTCCTGATCGAGGCGCTGCCGTACATCCAGCGGTTCCGCGGCGACACGGTGGTCG
The genomic region above belongs to Kiritimatiellia bacterium and contains:
- a CDS encoding hydroxymethylglutaryl-CoA synthase, which encodes MNVGIDLISFYTPQYFLDLNVLAKERGVDPDKFTIGIGQEKMAIPPPDEDIVTMAASAAHPILENVGRENIEILLFATESGIDQSKAAAMFLHGLLKLPTRCRAVELKQACYGATAGLHLAAASVAVRPGTRALIVGSDIARYDLRSPGEPTQGAGAVALLVTVNPRVLALDPETGLYAEDVMDFWRPNYRDEALVDGKYSMRVYLAAMEECWKQYAALTGRHFHDIARYCYHLPFTRMAEKAHIRLAKFAALKELTGEELETEIGDSLRYNRITGNTYSASLYEGLTSLLDHAGEDLSGQRIGLFSYGSGCMGEYFSGVAQPGYGQHLFTTAHRAMLEGRTPLTYRQYEDIFQLGFPTDGGDHAFAQYRTGPYRLSGVSQHKRLYERVL
- a CDS encoding mevalonate kinase, producing the protein MKAIAPGKLILSGEHAVVYGRPAIAMAVDRCAQAVVLPSAEAGDTVAIDLQDLQQMESFTIRALRDLKDRMVKNYRMFLDGQLGIRDVLHKPIELFQYAFITLLDALHLKVAGGMKIQLHSNIPIGCGMGSSAATVLSVLRSIGHYFRVEFRPEWYQAYSLEAENLQHGHASGVDTYISLNGGCARFQEGQAEALPLPRMPLHLVNTGTPASTTGECVAQVRARHANSRIWDDFEAVTRSMEKAVVTNNLKDIQSCVRENQRLLNAIGVVPAP
- the argJ gene encoding bifunctional glutamate N-acetyltransferase/amino-acid acetyltransferase ArgJ — its product is MTGTKKIVWADEIALPRGFRASGVAAGLKKDNRKDMALIVSDQPAAVAATFTTNQVQAATVKLCRARLAGRIGRGVIVNSGNANACTGAQGLQDAERMAQLTGELAGIPPEHVFVSSTGRIGVQLPMGKIEAGIRAAVPALSAEGGTDASLAIMTTDTRPKRVTARFDVDGKPVTLSALAKGSGMIEPNMATMLAYLLTDAAVEAGALQACLFAAVEQSFNRVTVDGDRSTNDTVLFFANGLAGNRPLEPGHPDWKTFEHAVRELTLKLALKMVEDGEGVTKVVTVKVLGAKTAQDAELAARSVANSLLVKTSWAGEYPNWGRVMDALGYSRARVEEDKVDITYDQLPACRGGLYAGTPIDDLKRIVRQKAFTLTIHLNLGTGETVVYTCNCTEEYVRINM